In Mus pahari chromosome 20, PAHARI_EIJ_v1.1, whole genome shotgun sequence, the genomic stretch tggtgattttttttttattacatgtccTTTAATGTTTCTCCTTCAAACAGCTTGTCACATTAAGGGTTATGGTCTTAAATTCTTTGTCCTTGTAGTTTTTTCTTAagatctatctatgtatgtaaaCACagtattgctgtcttcagacacaccagaagagggcatcagatctcattacagatggttgtgagccgccatgtggttgctgggagttgaactcaggacctctggaagagcagtccttaactactgagccatctctccagccctgtctttgTATTCTTATATAGCTCCTTTATTTGTGGGCTCTTCTTTTATCTGCCTTCTAATATCTTCTGCTCAGGTGAGCGGCTCCTATTTCAAGTGCCACCAACTCAGTGAGTTAACTCCTCTCAGTCAGCTAGCCCAATGCACTTTCAACTGTCTCTTATTTTCACTCTTCAaaatctcttctcctctcttccctgtacaatcttctttcttcctgcatcAACTGTCTTCTCTGACCCTATTCTTCCGTGTCCTGGACCCTGCTTCTGTCTAATTTGACTActctctccaacttctttctcacTACTCCCTCAGCTTCTACTGGCTTTTATCTCCAATCCTTCTCCTGTCTGTCAACTTCTCTTTGTGCTTCCTACTCTGGATACCCAGCTCTTCCCAACTATCCCCACCTGCTCctccttcgtgtgtgtgtgtgtgtgtgtgtgtgtgtgtgtgtgtatgtgtgtgtgtgttcatgtgcctcAGTGAGTTTCACTGTGGTTGTTTTGGGAGCATGGGTGGAGATTTGTATACAGAAGCAAGACATCTTACCAGTGGCAGCACACCGAGGAAAACGTCTGTCCTTTCTGTGTCAATCCTGTGACTGCATATAAACCTTTTAAGTCAGCACGTGAGCCCCTGAACCTTCCATGGAGGGTGTTCATGGCCCAGATCGTGTGTACAGAAGCACAGCCATCGTGAATTCAAGAGTGTAGCGGCCTCCTCAGTCCCATCTATGCACCAGAGTTCACCCTTTGGCAGCTGTTTCTGACATCTCTGTGCTAATAACTTCACACCTGGATTGCAGCACCTTTCCCAACTCCCAAGGGTGTTCCCTTGATATCCACTCACCGGATTTCATTATGTTGCCATGAGGCTGAACTTCTCTTTCAGCAGGTTTATTCTCAGACACACGGTAGACCCTGAATGGTGTTAAGGTCACATTTTCTCACTGCTCTCTGCAAGCATGCAGGGAGCACTGCTGTTTGGGCCCTGGAAACCTTAATCACTCATTCAGATAATTGTGGCTGCAGAGGCCTCTGTGTTTTCTCTGAAGAGACTCAGGTTACATGGGAGCAATCCTTGTTTCTCTGCCCCAGTCTGTACACACCTGGATTTTCTGTCACATTATTCTCAGAGTTCAGTTCagtaggagacagaagcagcaggatTTCTAAACAAAGGCTTCACCAAGAAATGCAGTGTTGGGTAGACACCTCTTATTAAGATCAGATGTGTCCTTGATGCCTAGTTTGTtaggattttaatttaaaacttattattGATCACTATCAAATAGTTTTCCTGCGACTTACACTAGTTTTGATACACTAGTTTAAATACACTAGAGTAAGAGTGTATTGATAGAATTTGAAGACAAAACCCATCTTTGCATCCCTAACCTGGATGATGCTCTTCTGTGCTATGTTGCTCTGATTTGCTGCTTGATTTGGTGAGCTAgcattttattgaacattttagTCTCTATTTTCAATATGAGGAAGGCCTATGTTCATTTTTATCCTAACATCTGCTTTCAAGGTGGAATCCCTATCATATAGAATATTATGCAACCTtcaaaaagagaggaaaaggagaccaAGGAAATGACAATGAACAGATTTGTCATGAATACACACTTACAggcaacacactcatacacataaaataaaaacaaaaaaaaaaaaccttttaaaagacAGTTGTACAGAATATTCAGTCAGAGTACATAGAGACATTGGCATGGAGATATTCATCCcactaaaattcaaaacaaattaaaatttagatgttcaaagaaaaacaagtaaTAGAAAATGGGACAATGGGTACAAATacatagaaattttgttttttttttaattctctttattattttatcaccACCCTCACATTATGTGTTGGGAGAAGAAAGGTTGTATACAGTATAGGAAGGGCAAATCCCCAAGGAATGCAAAGGAAAAGAGTTGATGAAGGAGCAAGCCATTGGAGATGGTGGCTCAGGGGTGAAGATGGGGATGAAAGGCTCCCAGTGTTAggtcagagagaaggaagctCCTGCGCAATACTGCTCATGAAAGCccctgagaggagagaacagagatgAGGAGGGGAGGAACCCAACAGAGGTGCCACAAAGCGGCCTGGCTCTGCATTTATTTACATGATTACTGAGAGGCACCAGACACCTGATTATGCAGACAAGATGGTGGCTCttgtctcctgagggctgagcCAGTTAAGTTTAGCCTTTGTGCTCCACTCACAGAAGCCAGCAGGGAGTCACTGGTTGACCTGCCTGGTCAGGAGCATATTTgcctttatgtatattttatgttaaatgaTCAGAGAAAGGGAGGCATTTGAAAATGGTTCTGGGAGGAAGACACTGCTGTTTCCAGGTGGATGGGCACAGCTATCTAAGACCAGCTTCTCTCTCCCACTTTTAGGACCTGATAAACGACCTGGCCTGTTGCGCATTCCTCATAGGTGGTATAATCTTTGCTCTTGAAGCGAGACGAGAATTGCCAATGCCCTACTTATCTGGTATGGTAAGGTGTTTTCTGCTGAGCTGTGGATTTCCTCAAATCACTGTCAACAAATCCTAGGGTCAGGGGGCGGGAGGGGGCTGATCGaggagagtgcttgcctggcttgATCTATGACACTGGGAAAACCTACTGTAGTGCCTCATGCCTATCTATAATGttggcactcaggaggtagaagcagaggaccagattcaaagccatccttggttcaaaagtgagttcaaggccagcctggggtatatgagaccctatttcaatcGAACAAATAAAACTTGGGATCAAAGCAAATTTAAGAAGTCAATAAATGTTTCTAATGatgaagacacattttttttaaaaggtggtgTGTAGGAACTTAGCCAAGTTACCTGTGACCTTCATgtatatcaaaagaaaagaaaaaagatggaccACTGGGTATAAAACTGGTGGACGGAGTACACCTAGGATCCAGGATCACACTGTGCATCACATCTGATAAAAGACAAGGGAGGGCATCTGTGCCTTCCTTCTAGGTACAAACCCCAAATAATGAACCACCGTTTGTTTTCCTAGATCCTCATGGGCGTTGCAGCATTTATAAGTATCATTGACCTGTGTCTTCAGAGGAGACAATTTAAAAGCAGGAAGCTTCGAAAGTTTATTCTACTTGCCCCAGACAGAAAAGGGAAGATGCAGGACCCAAAACTCCTTTTAATGCTGGCCGccaaagaggatgaggaggaaagaCAAAGGGAACTGGCGGAGAAAGCGAAGAGGGAGGAGATGGACCCTGGATGGTGACTGCGCAAGCCGCACCTGTGGTCCCGGACAGCTGGTGACTGCGCAGCTGCACCTGAGGTCAGGGACAGCTGCGAACTCTGTGGCCAGGCCTTGCTATTCTCTCCCTTTGCCAGATTTCCAGCAGAGTTCTCCATCAATAAAGACATCCGGGAAaaaaacatttctctttaaatggatttttatatGAGACGTTGGACAGTATTTGTCCAACGCTTTTTCATTCCACAGAAACTCCTGGAAATTAGGGTCAACTCTGCACCTGGACCTGGGAACCCAGAATTCTCCCATACTCACGGACTAGAAGGGCACAGTTTGGGGCTAAGCAGAAATAATGAATGACATTATCAACCGATAATTGTCAAATTGATGAGCCAAAATGTCCAGAAATACATGAAGGACCACAAGGGTGTATCCCTTTTAAAGCACCTCGCTGGTGGCTGCAATGAGAACTATGCATACCCCCTCACTATTCTTATTCTGGAATTTAAAATGGATCCTAGTAAAATTTAACTGGTCAGGACAGCAAATGGACACTGTCCCTGCTTCAAAGCTGAGCCAGGCTGGTGTTGGGGCAAACAAAGTAGGCACAAGAGGAGGCTGGGCCAAGTTCCTCAGAGCTGACCTTTCTGCCTTTCCCAGCAATAGGAACGCCATCTTTACCTGTCAGATCTCTGTAACAATGTACCTGACCTGCAGcgacttaaaggagaaagggttgccgggcgtggtggcgcatgcctttaatcccagcactggggaggcagaggcaggcagatttctgagttcaaggccaacctggtctaccaagtgagttccaggacagccaggactatacagagaaatcctgtctcgaaaaaaaccaaaaaaaaaaaaaaaaaaaaaggagaaagggctaCAGTTCTGGCTTCCAGTTTGAAGGAGAACAATACATTGTGGCAAGAGAAGCATATTCCCAGGAGATAAACCTTCCTCTACCAGCATCCAActcacagtcagaaagcagagagtgatggaTGCTAATATTCAATTGTTTTTTGtagttcttttttggttttggttttggtcggGTCAGTTAGGATTGGCCTTCCTActtcagttaacctaatctaaaaagcctctcacagacatgcccagagatttcTCTCCAAACCACCAGAGAAGACAGACCTGAGCATACACCTAACCTAGCGTCCACCAGGCTATGACCCAGCCATCTCTCAGTATAGGTTTCCCATTCCCTTCCAGCAAGCTCTACTTGgcctaaaccagtggttctcaaccttcctagcactgcaaccctttaatacagttcctcatgttgtggtgaccccacccaCAAAATGATTTCATGACTACCTCATAACTCTAATTCTGCTACTGCTAGGAATAATAATGTAAAGATCTgacatgtaggatatctgatattcgaccccccccccagaggtatCAAaacccacagtttgagaatcACTTGCCCTAGATGGTCTAGCCATCCTGAAGGGGAGTCATGTTCCTGAGGGAAAAGTGAAGACCCCCAACAAGCATCTAAGGAAGGAAATCTGCAAGGGGGAGCCTGGAGTCCTAAGCCTGAAAAGGAGAAACAGGGACACACTTTCTCATTTCAGGTGTGCATAACACAGGAGTTAGCTCCAGTTCCTTGTCTCGGGTACTCAAAGAAATGAAATCCACAGACAAAGGCTACTTTGGGGAAGGCACTATTATAGAAAGACATCTCAGGAACTGTGGTTAAAGCATcccactcttacagaggaccctagATAGGGTGGCTAATGATCGCCTCTAACTCTGGCTCCACAATCCAACTGTCTCTTCAGGCTTCCACTTGCagctacactcacatgcacataacccACACAGAAAAACATAGGTACTTAATAGGCCTTTagcaaaacataaaagaaaaaaagcttaaaaGGGAAAGATTAAAGATTTGCATAGAAcgtctagagagatggttcagtggttaagagcagtggctgcttttccagaggacctggattcaggtcccagcactcacatggtggctcacaagcatctgtcactccagttccagggaagccagtGTCTTCTTCAGACTTCTGTGgacacctgcttgtggacgttgtacatcgtggtgcggagcctagtgcgcaccacgatgtacaacgtccacaagcagaagtaGCTTCTATTGAGATTGGACAGTTCTCAAAGCATCTCACAAGAGGGCACTATACAAGTCCCCATGGATCAACCACGCATGTGCCCATAGGCCACATACACATTGCTTGCCAGCTCGAGGAGTGGTCCTATAAGAAGTCTGTGTTCTAATGTTTGCTCATCCACTGGCCCTAGCTAGCATTGCTAGTTGTCTGCCATGAAGATCTTACTGGCTTCTGCCCTTGGCTGGGTCTGCTAGATGTGAGACTGTattctgtgtgttcctgtgcttGTATGGCCAGTATCTTTTTACCACGAGTCCTCCCCTTCAATGTCTATAGAGAATTAACCACCTATGAGAACCACCTACCAAGACATAGCTGCAGTTGCTCTTAGCTACCTCAAGTCTATGGGATGATGTGGGATAAGTGGCAACCTCTTGCTAGaagacattctttctttctttctttctttctttctttctttctttcttttttttttttttttttttggttttttcgagacagggtttctctgtgtagtcctggctgtcctggaactctgtagaccaggctggcctcgaactcagaaatctgcctgcctctgcctcccaagtgctggggctagaTGACATTCTTAATTACAGTTTGATCAGTTACAGTTAGCTGCATCAGAAACAGTATGGAAAGGGGCACCAGTACCCTGTATATATTCCCCAAGTCAGGGAATTTTGGGAAGAGTCAACTGGCCTATCTCTACTGACTTTGTTCTCAGAGTCCTTATCTGGTCAGCTTGTCTATCTCATACCCAGCTTCAGGGCCTTTCATTTCTTATCTCTGCTGTCCCTGCTTCTCCGTTTTAACTCTCAacactcttttgtttttaacaacatctatcgtgtgtgtgtgtgtgtgtgtgtgtgtgtgtgtgtgtgtgtgtgtgtgtaaagaatatggaggtcagaggacaacctgtgggaattggttctctccttctaccatggggATTCCAGATTTCAAACTCAGACCATCAGGCCTGGCAACAGACACcttcactgctaagccatctctgtgGCTCCTTCACATTTCTTTTAGCCCCAAATgtctgtggtgtttgtttgtttgtttgtttgttcgtttagTATAACAAACCCAGTCAGGAAAATCTGGAAGACAAGCTGGGCCTTGGGCTCATGATACCTTTAGACTTCATCTTAGATGGCATGAGCATCCCTGAAGCTCACCAAACTGCAGAGTCTGATGGGATGCTGCACACAAGGCTGTGGCACGGGGCGTAAGCTAGAAGGGAGGCTGCTGCCTCTGTTTCAGGCTGGCAGAGATAGGCAGGCAGGCCAATATCTGTAATATAGCAACTTCCTCTTAGGGTGAGCATTGCCAACATGAAGcgccatgagcaaaagcaacttgggaagaaaagagttCATTTTGCTTACCCCTTCCTATCACGcatcatcaccaaggaagtcagggcaggcacACTTCAAGCAGAATAGGAGcctagaggcagaagctgaggcagaggccgtgcaagagtgctgtttactggcttttgtgccccccccccaattatttGTTCACCCTGTTTTCTTGTAGAACCTTGGCTTACCATGCCAGGTGTTTCTACCCACCATGGGCCAGGCCCTCCTCCATCACGCATTGATTAAGAAAATACCATCTAGGCTTGCTTGCCTACAGTTGAATCTTCCAGAAGCGTTTTCTCAATTGAAATTCCTTCCTCTCAGACACTTTGGTCCAGTTGGCATAAAACTACCAGGACATCCTTGTGGCAAACATCCCCTCAATCAAGGAGAAGAGATGCTCCTGAGAGCTGGGTGGTAAACAAAAATCCAGTCCAGGAAAGCTGAGACTTGAGAAAATTCACCAAGTCCCTACCCCAAGGTCATAGAAGCAATGAACAATTGACGGCCAAGGAGACTTTCCAGGTAGCCAAGCCTCCAGTAAGTAACTGTCCCATTTCTGGAGTAGCAGACTTCATGCGACATCATTTATGCTGGGCTGGGGTTTTCAGTAAAACAGAGGCTTTGAGTCATCCACCTGACTGGTATCCATCCCCTCACCCATCAGTCCGTGAATAAGCAAAGTAAATGCGCTAGTTCTCCAAATTGGGTGTCAGGTGGATCGTTGTTTTGGTCTGCCGTTGGAGAGCTATCAAGGTTGAATAAGCATTTGGTCATATCTCCCCAGAGACGGAGACAACATCTGGTATTAAGACCTAGATCCTGGGACTACCCATCCCTACTCCTCAGCCTGCTGTTTCTGCAGGCCCAGGAGTAAGAGCAGCTCCACGCAGTTGCCCGTACTGTTTCTTCTTCTGGGTAGCCATGAACACTTCTCCTGGGAAGCAACTTAGCCAAGAGTAATGGTACACTAAAATATTCCTAGCAGGCAACAGCCTAGAAAGAACCCAATGTTCTGAAAGAGGTAAATtgtgctttacacacacacacacacacacacacacacacacaagtgtgccaCTTGGCAGTATAAAGAATTACCAGCTAGGAGAGTAACATGAGTAACTCTCAAAGACGGAGCAAAAGAAGGCAGACACAAAAGATGGACCTACCATACTGATATGGGAGTTCTCAGAGGAAAGTCCCCCTCAGAGGAACCCGGCAGGTGGTTCACATGTGCTGCTGTAAAAATGGAAGCTGGGGTTCAAAGGAAAAGTAAGGGCAGAGACAACAGAGCCTGGGGCACGTGGGAGGATGACTAAAAGAGCTTAAGACTGGGTGTAAGATAACCAAAAAGGTGAGGTAAGGTGGGGTAGGCTCTGGGTCAGTGACGTCAGAT encodes the following:
- the LOC110337722 gene encoding CKLF-like MARVEL transmembrane domain-containing protein 2B encodes the protein MAAAAPRARTGGKRGKDERRGFKGYKWEFRDSNKDFWAQGHAESKSLIMICIIAALVCFERVATHPIVVLLLTMELSICAFFFFLYSLAINRYIPFVFWPMMDLINDLACCAFLIGGIIFALEARRELPMPYLSGMILMGVAAFISIIDLCLQRRQFKSRKLRKFILLAPDRKGKMQDPKLLLMLAAKEDEEERQRELAEKAKREEMDPGW